A stretch of the Candidatus Cetobacterium colombiensis genome encodes the following:
- a CDS encoding DNA-3-methyladenine glycosylase I, with protein sequence MRCSWCESSELYIKYHDEEWGKPVHDDRVHFEFLVLESAQSGLSWITILKKRENYRKEYSNFQPEEVSKYDESKVLKMLENPGIVRNRKKIEASINNAKRFLDIQSEFGSFDKYIWNFVSNKVVRNPWKTLEELPGKSELSEKIAKDLKKRGFKFLGSTTVYSYLQAVGIVNDHLESCDFK encoded by the coding sequence ATGAGATGTTCTTGGTGTGAATCTAGTGAGTTGTATATAAAGTATCATGATGAAGAGTGGGGAAAGCCTGTTCATGATGATAGAGTTCATTTTGAATTTTTAGTTTTAGAATCTGCTCAATCAGGTTTAAGTTGGATAACAATTTTGAAAAAAAGAGAAAATTATAGAAAAGAATATAGTAATTTTCAACCTGAAGAAGTTTCAAAGTATGATGAAAGCAAAGTTTTGAAAATGTTAGAAAATCCAGGAATAGTAAGAAATAGAAAAAAGATTGAAGCCTCAATTAATAACGCTAAAAGATTTTTAGACATTCAAAGTGAATTTGGAAGTTTTGATAAATATATTTGGAACTTTGTCTCAAATAAAGTTGTAAGAAATCCATGGAAAACTTTAGAAGAACTTCCAGGGAAAAGTGAACTTTCAGAAAAAATAGCTAAGGATTTAAAGAAAAGAGGTTTTAAATTTTTAGGAAGTACAACAGTTTACTCTTATCTTCAAGCTGTAGGAATAGTAAATGATCATTTGGAAAGTTGTGATTTTAAGT
- a CDS encoding murein L,D-transpeptidase catalytic domain family protein yields MVKKILIFSLVLASSAMASIEDYSINKKLNLNPSVFIENSKIDEFKKFTYSPQISNSKDSVYKLYEELNLKNRLDFKAFSNAISGMKKLKDVKEDIITIIDFTKSSIKERFFVIDLKNKKTLFSTYVMHGKNSGGAIPREFSNAVNSYKSSPGFYKTENTYSGEFGYSLRIDGLEKGINDNAKERAIVVHGSDYAKPKPGAQKLDRSLGCPAIPKEISDKVINRIKDGRLLYIYTDEKSYRQKSSIV; encoded by the coding sequence ATGGTAAAAAAAATATTGATTTTTTCGCTAGTTTTGGCTAGTTCTGCTATGGCTTCTATAGAAGATTACTCAATTAATAAAAAATTAAATTTAAATCCATCAGTATTTATAGAAAATAGTAAAATTGATGAGTTTAAAAAATTTACATATTCACCACAAATTTCAAATTCAAAGGATTCAGTATATAAATTATATGAAGAGTTGAATTTAAAAAATAGATTAGATTTTAAAGCTTTTTCTAATGCTATTTCAGGTATGAAAAAATTAAAAGATGTGAAAGAAGATATTATAACAATAATAGATTTTACTAAATCTTCTATAAAAGAAAGATTTTTTGTAATTGATTTAAAAAATAAAAAAACACTATTTTCAACATATGTTATGCATGGAAAAAATAGTGGTGGAGCAATTCCACGTGAATTTTCAAATGCGGTTAATTCTTATAAAAGTTCTCCTGGGTTTTATAAAACAGAAAATACTTATAGTGGAGAATTTGGTTATTCATTAAGGATTGATGGACTTGAAAAGGGAATTAATGACAATGCTAAAGAAAGAGCTATTGTTGTTCATGGTTCAGATTATGCTAAACCAAAACCAGGGGCTCAAAAGTTAGATAGAAGTTTAGGGTGTCCTGCTATACCTAAAGAAATATCAGATAAAGTTATAAATAGAATAAAAGATGGAAGATTGTTATACATTTATACTGATGAAAAAAGTTACAGACAAAAGAGTTCAATAGTATAG